The following is a genomic window from Sphingobacterium spiritivorum.
TAAAGTATATAACTAAAATTGGTAAAATTATACTTTTGACAATATTATTTAGGAAGAAGCTAACAGGAATTTTAAAGGATTTTATTAAAATAAATATGTAAACAATACTTTCAATTAAAAACGCTAAAAATTTAAATATAGCAAATGACAAAAGTCCAAAAAGATTCACAGTTGTTCCAATACCAAGCCAATAAACTATAGGTTGCAGTGCACTTGTTACATATAATTGTCTAACCTTTTCATAAGCCATAACTAAAATACCAGTTGGATTTGTGATAAAACAAAACATATATCCACATAACATAATCTTAGTGATTAATATACTATCACTATATTTTTCTCCAACCCAACACATTATAAAATTATCAGCTGTAAGAACCACAATTAAGACTGGAAAAACTACTATAGGCATAAATCCTATTAAAACTTTTTTGAACAAATCAATAAGCTGTGTGTGGGCCTTTATACCGATTAGTTGATTGAATTTTGATATAAATGGGGAATACAAAATCCCAAATAAAGCCCTAAAATACGATAACACTGTCAAACAAATTGCAAACTTTGCGACCTCATTAGCTCCAAAAATCTTTGCTATAAAAAAATTATCTAGTTCGTAGTATAATACCCAACATACTGTTAGAAAAAGTGAAGTAAAAGCTAATGTTCTGGTTTTCTGGAATATTTCTCTAGAAAACCTTAATGATTTAAAGAAAACAATGAAATTATAATCAAATTCTTTCTTTGCTATATATATACCAACTATAACTGCTAAAGCAGATAAAACGTTACTCGTAATAAAAAACCAAACCAAATTGTACGCATCTCCACCAAAGAACAAAAAAGATGATAGAATTTTAAGAATATTTGAAAGAATTAGAATACGTTGAAATTTAAAATCCATTAAACGAATGGCAAAAATTATTTGTACTATTCTTTGTATTACATAAATTGGACAAGATAATGCTAAAACTAAAAACAGAGATTTTGCAGTATTAAGATCCTCAGAGCTTGATATTCCATGTATGAGTATTCCAGGGTCATAGGCAACGACACATAGTCCCAAAGAAAATAAAAAAACGAAAGATAAAAAAACAATACCTGTAAAACCTAAAAGGCGCATTTCTTCTTCTCTATCTTTACGAGCGTAACTCTCAGAAGCATATTTCATCCCAGCTCCTAAAAATCCTAAATCCGCATAAGATATAAATAAATATGCAGACATTAATATTGAATATACACCATATAAAATAGAGTTTGACGAAATAAAAGGTGTTACAATAAAAACGTTTCCAAAATTAAAAAAAATGGAAATAATTTGCCAAAAGTAAATTTTTACAAAATTCCCCATTATTAACTATGATTATCTTTATTAAGGATAAAATTTTTAAAAATCTCTTGACTTAACATATTCTCCGTCTCGGGTGAAGTTTGAAAATCATATTTATAGGATTCATACCTTAACTCAGAAATATCATTAACCAAATTTATCTCCAAATTTTCCATTAAAAAATGAGGGAGGTTCAAGTATGCTGCAAAATTTATCACATTATTATGAACAGTGGAAATATATTTATTTATGTTCTCGGAAGAAAGAAACAAAATAGGCTTTCTAAAGGAAATCGCAAAATTAATTGATGTAGAATCATGGGCTATGACATATTTTGCAAATTTCGTTAATGATACTGTTTTATTAAAAATAACCTTTCTATTCTCAAAAAAATTTTTTGTCTTATATTTTTCAGCTTTGGGATGAGCAGCGATTATAATAGGTAATCCAGTTTTTTGTTCAACAAAATTGAAAAAGCTATTTAATTCTTTGTAATAAATTTCTTCCGGTATGTTTTTTATTTTGAATAATATAGTATCTGGATGCAGAGGTAAGTATTCATCTAAAAATAATATATAACCGGGTGCTATAACCGGCTCACATTTTAAGTTATTTAAATAGCTGTCATAATCATCGCTATTGACTCTTACAACTGTTGAATTTTTAATAAAATCATAATTTATCCGGCCAATTCCTTTCCACCCTTCACGTCCTCCCTGAAATATGATATCATAACCTTTAACTACCCCCCTCTTTAAATCATAATTCAACAAAACAGATTCCAAACGATTAATCAAACTGCTGTAATTCAAAGATTTTAATTTTGAAAGAAATGATGATTTCAATTGATAACCTACAGGAAACATATTACGAGCAAAAACCGACATAGTACAATTGAATCTTGTTAAAATTCTTAAAAGTTTTCTAATTCGTCCTTCAAAACTCATCAAACTAACAAACAGTGTCCTTTTAACATCGATATTCAACTCTAATTCCTTTTCTAAAGCATGATAAGATTCAAATTCTTTAATAAAAAGTTTTTCTGGAGAAAAACCTTTTTCTGAAAAAGCATTGGGAAAGAAAATATCTGATAAATCCCAGTATTCCACCTTTATATTTGAACCTTCGGAAAAGGAGTCCATATAAAAATCTGTAAAAATTTTTGACGTTAAAGGCATGTATCTCAAATACACAATCTTATCAAATCTTGAACTCATTGTATTTCCTTTATAAATCTTGCAGGACTTCCTGCAAAAACTGTCCTATCAGGAACTGACTTTGTAACAATACTTCCTGCTCCTATCACTGCATTTTCACCTATTATGACCCCTGGTAATATAATCGCATTAGCACCTATCCAACATCCTTTCTTTAATATAACCTGTTGATCAGGGTAATACCCTTGTTCTATTAACGGAGTACTAGGATCATCAAATTTATGATTATTCACATAAATATGAACTCCACTTCCTATCATTACGTCATCTTCTATTAAGATAGAACACTCCATACTAATTATTGTTTCTCCGAATAACATAGTTCCAGGACGAATAACTACCCTTTTTCCAATGTGTATTTTTGAACAACCTACAGCATATGCTCCAGCTCTAAATTGAGCCGATTCATCAAAATATTTAAATTTTTTCTTACATAGTTTTTTCATTGTAGACTCAAAATGTAGTCTCCAATGAGTAAAAGGAATATCCGGACCAATTCTATCCGTATGTAAGCAAAATTTATATTTATTTATTATTTCCCTTAATAACATCCCAATTTGCTAAGTTTTCACCTGAATTAATTAAAAAAAATCTTGCTTTTGGAAGACCATCCCCTATAAAGTTAAAAAGATTAGCTGTTGCTGCGGCACTAATTTCAGAATGTAACAAAGCTTCTTTTAGATGACCTTCATTTCCTGCTCCCCCTGCAATTATCAATGGTACATTTAAAATAGACTTTACTAACTTGACTAAAGAGAAATCATACCCAAACCCTGTACCATCCCGTTCCATGGAATTTAGATATACTTCACCTACGTTAAGATCTTTCAAATGTGAAAGGTAATTCTCAAAACCTTCATTAATATTTAAAGAGCCATTTTCTATGAAAATTTCACTGCTTTCGCCTTTCTTTAAATAATCAATAGAGGCAACAACACTTTGAGATCCATACTTTTGAACAATAAGTTTAACTAAATCCGGATCAGACGATAAAGAAGTATTAAGAACTATTTTATCTGCTCCACTTTTAAATAACATTTCCGCATCTTCCAAACTTCTAATTCCACCACCAACAGCAACAGGCATATAAGTTCCTTCTACAAGCCGGCTTACCGTCCTTCCAAATTCCTCTTGATTTTTGCTCTTTCTAGAAACATTTAGTATAACTAATTCATCTAAAGAAAAAGCGATTTTATTAAATTTATAAAACTTTTCAAGCCAATTTATGTCTCCCACCTTTTGAAGACGAAAATTTCGACTCTGCATAAAAAAGCCATCGCAATAAAGTAAAGTAAATATAACTCTCTTTCTTAGCATTAGAATTCTGTTAAAAAATTATTTAAAAATTTCAATCCGTTAGTTTGGCTGAGTTCAGGATGAAACTGAGCTCCGGCAATATTCTCCTTTTCAAAAGCAGCTATAAAGTTCCCTCCATAGTTGCAATTTGCAAATACAATATCATCACTACCAATCATTCTATAACTATGAGTAAAATAGAAATCAGGATGGTCATTAAACCCCTTAAATAACCTTGATTGAGAAAGAGGTAAATCAATTTGATTAAACCCCACATGTGGAATTGTAAGATTTTCTTCCTCAAACTTTTCTACTCGCGTCTCAATAAATCCTAATCCTAAATGTTCGCCATTTTCATTACTAGATGATGATAATATTTGCATACCTAAACAAATACCCAAAATTGGTCTCTTCGCCTCTATTACAATCTCGCGAAGAATACTATCAAGAGACCTATCTTGTATTTCTTTTATAGCCTTTCCAAATGCTCCTACTCCGGGTAAGATCAATTTATCTGAAATAATAAGCTCATTGAAATCATTACTTACTATAACATCAGTAATACCTAAGTATTTTAATGCACCAATTATGGAATGGATATTTCCCATTCCATAATCAACTATTGCAATTCTCATATTTCAAAATCGTCTCCTGGCGTAAATTTAGGTTGCCAAATACCCTCAACTTTTTCAAATAAGTCCTTATTTGCATATTTATCCAAAACTGCATCAAATTCATCTTTAGTCATCTTATAATATTCCAAATAAAGAGGAATTAAATCAGCAGGATATGCATTATCGTACATTTTAACTAAGTTCAAAGCTTGATCTCTTGTCATCGAGCCACGTCTAATCTCAATTCCCGCATCTTGCGTTGCTCTTCCAAAACCAAATTTTAAATACATTAAATAAGCATGCAATGCATATAAGGCTTGGTCGTTTTGGGCAAAGTTTGTAAAAGTATCAGAATTACCTTCATCCTTTTCTGTTAGACCACAATGTTCCTTTGCAACAACATAATTTCTGTAAGAGTCCCATGACTCATAATAGGACCAATGTGTAAACTCCATTCCAACAGAGGATACTTCTTCTTCGCTTGGAAATGTAAAAAATGTTAAGTCAGCCTCTGTAATATCACCATCTTCCAAAATTCTATCAAAAACCTTTTTGTGCCCACCTTCAAGATATACACTACGCATATAATCAATACCATATGTTGGGTTATTCTTGCTGGCAGTCGAACCTCCATATTCTATTTCACCATCTTCTCCATAAAACAATAAAGGAATTTTAAAACTAATAGCTGTTCGAATGACTGCAGTATGAATTGCTATTAACCAACCATAATAAGGAAAACCTTTTTCAATAAAACCATACTTATTGAGTCTGTCTAATACTTTTGGATTTGTAGAGACATGAATATGATTAAAACCTGATTGGATAAAATTGAAGAGATTTTGATCTCCGATAGGTAGTGATAAGGCTGGTCTCACTGTTACTGCTAAGGGATTCATGCCGTATTTGTGTTTCAGCATATAAGCTACATAAGAGCCGTCTTTACCACCACTCACAGGAACTATACAGTCAAAATTACCTGTTTTTGATTTATGTTTGTCTAATAATTCCTTTAATTGTGTTTGTCTAAAAGACCAATCTAATTCCCGTTTCTCTTCCATCCATTGACACGCATTACACCATCCTCTATTATCAAATGAAATTCTAGGCCGTGTAGACATA
Proteins encoded in this region:
- a CDS encoding acyltransferase gives rise to the protein MKKLCKKKFKYFDESAQFRAGAYAVGCSKIHIGKRVVIRPGTMLFGETIISMECSILIEDDVMIGSGVHIYVNNHKFDDPSTPLIEQGYYPDQQVILKKGCWIGANAIILPGVIIGENAVIGAGSIVTKSVPDRTVFAGSPARFIKEIQ
- the hisH gene encoding imidazole glycerol phosphate synthase subunit HisH, which gives rise to MRIAIVDYGMGNIHSIIGALKYLGITDVIVSNDFNELIISDKLILPGVGAFGKAIKEIQDRSLDSILREIVIEAKRPILGICLGMQILSSSSNENGEHLGLGFIETRVEKFEEENLTIPHVGFNQIDLPLSQSRLFKGFNDHPDFYFTHSYRMIGSDDIVFANCNYGGNFIAAFEKENIAGAQFHPELSQTNGLKFLNNFLTEF
- a CDS encoding N-acetyl sugar amidotransferase, with the protein product MERIFWCKNCLNMSTRPRISFDNRGWCNACQWMEEKRELDWSFRQTQLKELLDKHKSKTGNFDCIVPVSGGKDGSYVAYMLKHKYGMNPLAVTVRPALSLPIGDQNLFNFIQSGFNHIHVSTNPKVLDRLNKYGFIEKGFPYYGWLIAIHTAVIRTAISFKIPLLFYGEDGEIEYGGSTASKNNPTYGIDYMRSVYLEGGHKKVFDRILEDGDITEADLTFFTFPSEEEVSSVGMEFTHWSYYESWDSYRNYVVAKEHCGLTEKDEGNSDTFTNFAQNDQALYALHAYLMYLKFGFGRATQDAGIEIRRGSMTRDQALNLVKMYDNAYPADLIPLYLEYYKMTKDEFDAVLDKYANKDLFEKVEGIWQPKFTPGDDFEI
- a CDS encoding lipopolysaccharide biosynthesis protein, with translation MGNFVKIYFWQIISIFFNFGNVFIVTPFISSNSILYGVYSILMSAYLFISYADLGFLGAGMKYASESYARKDREEEMRLLGFTGIVFLSFVFLFSLGLCVVAYDPGILIHGISSSEDLNTAKSLFLVLALSCPIYVIQRIVQIIFAIRLMDFKFQRILILSNILKILSSFLFFGGDAYNLVWFFITSNVLSALAVIVGIYIAKKEFDYNFIVFFKSLRFSREIFQKTRTLAFTSLFLTVCWVLYYELDNFFIAKIFGANEVAKFAICLTVLSYFRALFGILYSPFISKFNQLIGIKAHTQLIDLFKKVLIGFMPIVVFPVLIVVLTADNFIMCWVGEKYSDSILITKIMLCGYMFCFITNPTGILVMAYEKVRQLYVTSALQPIVYWLGIGTTVNLFGLLSFAIFKFLAFLIESIVYIFILIKSFKIPVSFFLNNIVKSIILPILVIYFSVYLLKSYLPMSKGYFYLLIYFLEIGVIFILSMLTYYFTSIVFRNFVKEKLANFSLSKF
- a CDS encoding HisA/HisF-related TIM barrel protein, yielding MLRKRVIFTLLYCDGFFMQSRNFRLQKVGDINWLEKFYKFNKIAFSLDELVILNVSRKSKNQEEFGRTVSRLVEGTYMPVAVGGGIRSLEDAEMLFKSGADKIVLNTSLSSDPDLVKLIVQKYGSQSVVASIDYLKKGESSEIFIENGSLNINEGFENYLSHLKDLNVGEVYLNSMERDGTGFGYDFSLVKLVKSILNVPLIIAGGAGNEGHLKEALLHSEISAAATANLFNFIGDGLPKARFFLINSGENLANWDVIKGNNK